A genomic region of Xyrauchen texanus isolate HMW12.3.18 chromosome 29, RBS_HiC_50CHRs, whole genome shotgun sequence contains the following coding sequences:
- the ankrd34c gene encoding ankyrin repeat domain-containing protein 34C: MADMLELRTDGNSLLKAVWLHRLRLTRLLLEGGAYINESNDSGETPLMVACMSKYSDQQSVSKAKLVKYLLDNKADPNIQDKAGRTALMHACSHRAGHEVVSLLLSNGADSSLEDRCGSSALVYAVNADDKETLKVLLDACKAKGKEVIIITTDKSPSGTKTTKQYLNVPPSPEFDGRTSPAPCASPSEIDLHASSPSKEEEKDTVFTFQTKFKSTSNTAAKLANGLTSPSKKPVNPKRARLPQLKRLQSEPWGLIAPSVLAAANEVSKRANSDEDVVAGVNGLSLSKRGTLSRHNSVDGKDILFPMMGDQTTKMSPTSLPPSSKVSYERSLAQHQPLARRSTVPTEQECYGANFGPASLRDTVHRRRLGNEHYDSDSQLYSDSSMLDSPKAPMERRKLNTSPLAMLTGSRESLDSNPSTSSPSTARCRPHGLLERRGSGTLLLDYISHTRPGHLPPLNVNPNPPIPDIGASSKPSSPLAAGIKSITPVAPNSPKRGNLRMKKKLVRRHSMQVEQMKQLSDFEELNHQ, from the coding sequence ATGGCTGACATGCTAGAGCTCAGGACTGATGGGAACTCTCTTCTGAAGGCAGTGTGGCTGCACCGTTTGCGCCTTACAAGGCTTCTGCTGGAGGGTGGTGCATACATCAATGAGAGCAATGACAGTGGAGAGACGCCACTCATGGTGGCTTGCATGTCCAAATACTCTGACCAGCAGAGTGTGAGTAAGGCTAAATTGGTCAAATACCTACTGGACAACAAAGCTGACCCTAATATCCAAGACAAAGCTGGAAGGACAGCGCTCATGCATGCATGCAGCCACAGGGCAGGGCATGAGGTGGTGTCTCTTCTACTGTCCAATGGGGCTGATTCAAGCCTGGAGGACCGTTGTGGATCCTCTGCTTTAGTCTATGCTGTCAATGCAGATGATAAAGAAACCCTTAAAGTCCTCCTGGATGCCTGCAAAGCCAAAGGCAAGGAGGTCATCATCATTACTACTGACAAATCCCCATCTGGAACCAAAACCACCAAGCAGTACCTGAATGTTCCTCCCTCACCTGAGTTTGATGGGAGAACTTCTCCTGCACCTTGTGCCTCACCTTCAGAGATAGATCTTCATGCATCGTCTCCCAGcaaagaggaggagaaagacactGTATTCACTTTTCAAACCAAGTTTAAGTCAACCTCAAACACAGCGGCCAAACTAGCCAATGGACTTACCTCTCCAAGTAAGAAGCCTGTAAACCCCAAAAGGGCTCGTCTACCCCAGCTGAAGCGACTACAGTCAGAGCCCTGGGGTCTAATTGCCCCCTCTGTGCTGGCAGCAGCCAATGAGGTGAGCAAGAGAGCCAACTCTGATGAAGATGTTGTTGCCGGTGTCAATGGACTGAGCCTGTCCAAAAGAGGCACTTTGTCCCGGCATAATAGTGTGGATGGAAAAGACATTCTGTTTCCAATGATGGGTGATCAGACTACAAAAATGTCCCCGACATCTCTTCCTCCATCTTCCAAAGTGTCCTATGAAAGATCCCTGGCACAGCACCAGCCCCTGGCACGACGTAGCACTGTCCCCACTGAGCAGGAGTGCTATGGAGCAAACTTTGGGCCAGCTAGCCTCAGAGATACAGTGCACCGGAGGAGATTGGGGAATGAACACTACGACTCAGACTCACAGCTGTACTCAGATTCCAGCATGCTAGACTCTCCTAAGGCACCTATGGAGAGGAGGAAGCTTAATACATCCCCTCTTGCTATGCTCACAGGCTCAAGAGAGTCCTTGGACAGCAATCCCAGTACCTCCTCCCCTAGCACAGCCAGATGTAGACCACATGGTCTATTGGAGCGGCGTGGCTCTGGAACGCTCTTACTGGACTACATATCCCACACCCGTCCAGGCCACCTCCCCCCATTAAATGTCAACCCTAACCCCCCTATTCCAGACATAGGGGCCAGCAGCAAGCCCTCGTCCCCACTTGCAGCAGGAATAAAATCAATAACTCCTGTAGCACCAAACTCACCAAAGAGAGGCAACCTCAGGATGAAGAAAAAGCTTGTGAGAAGGCACTCTATGCAAGTGGAACAGATGAAGCAGCTTTCAGACTTCGAAGAGCTCAATCATCAATAA